In Hwangdonia lutea, a single window of DNA contains:
- a CDS encoding lytic transglycosylase domain-containing protein encodes MKILQKALAFVGLLSLCGLFIYALQDAPTDENFETKLINDYNVYALQVPDNLNFAGEPLPLQNPDILERMDRELLVNTYWQSNGLLMFKRAKKYFPVIEPILAKHGIPDDFKYLAVIESGLTNAVSPAGARGVWQIMKSTGRENGLEINTNVDERYNLEKATEVACKYLKKSKEKLGSWTLAAAAYNGGIAGMSRRLKAQNVNNYYDLLLGEETGRYLFRIVALKEILSNPNKYGFNFREKDLYKNIPTYKVEVDTAVTNFAKFAQDFGINYKILKLHNPWLREPHLNNKSRKLYKIDIPKDGFYQTGP; translated from the coding sequence ATGAAGATATTACAGAAAGCACTTGCGTTTGTAGGATTATTAAGTTTATGCGGATTATTTATTTATGCCCTACAAGATGCTCCCACCGATGAAAATTTTGAAACCAAATTAATTAACGATTATAACGTATATGCGCTTCAAGTTCCCGATAATTTGAATTTTGCTGGCGAGCCATTGCCACTGCAAAATCCTGATATTTTAGAGCGCATGGACAGAGAGCTGTTGGTTAACACTTATTGGCAATCTAACGGATTGTTAATGTTTAAACGTGCCAAAAAATACTTCCCGGTTATTGAGCCTATTTTGGCAAAACATGGTATTCCAGACGATTTTAAGTATTTGGCAGTTATTGAAAGCGGATTAACAAATGCCGTTTCGCCCGCTGGAGCACGAGGTGTTTGGCAAATTATGAAATCTACAGGAAGAGAAAACGGATTGGAAATTAATACCAATGTTGACGAGCGTTATAATTTGGAAAAAGCCACCGAAGTAGCCTGTAAATATTTAAAAAAATCAAAAGAAAAATTAGGTTCTTGGACTTTGGCAGCGGCAGCTTATAATGGTGGTATCGCGGGGATGTCCAGACGTTTAAAAGCCCAAAATGTTAATAATTACTACGATTTGCTACTAGGCGAAGAAACTGGTCGCTACCTGTTTAGAATTGTCGCTTTAAAAGAAATTTTATCAAACCCCAATAAATACGGGTTTAATTTTAGAGAAAAGGATTTATACAAAAATATACCAACTTATAAAGTAGAAGTGGATACGGCAGTTACCAATTTTGCCAAATTCGCACAAGATTTTGGTATCAATTACAAAATATTAAAACTGCACAATCCCTGGTTACGCGAACCTCATCTTAACAACAAATCCAGAAAACTGTATAAGATTGATATTCCTAAAGACGGCTTTTACCAGACCGGTCCATAA
- a CDS encoding alpha/beta hydrolase → MSQEIIPVYFMPGMAASPKIFEHINLPENQFEMHYLEWMIPLKNELLSAYALRLSKHIKHNNVVLIGVSFGGVLVQEMAKHIKVRKLIIISSVKSMHELPKRMLITKATKAYRLIPTQLASNIDAFAKLAFGGNINKRLELYKKYLSVNDSVYLSWAIKNMVCWNQKDFDPKIIHIHGDNDPVFPLKNIKQCITLQGGTHIMIINKYKWFNENLPRIILET, encoded by the coding sequence ATGAGTCAAGAGATAATACCTGTGTATTTTATGCCGGGAATGGCGGCAAGCCCTAAAATTTTTGAGCATATTAATTTGCCCGAAAATCAGTTTGAAATGCACTATTTAGAGTGGATGATTCCTTTAAAAAACGAATTGTTAAGCGCATATGCACTACGTCTTTCAAAGCATATCAAACACAACAATGTCGTCTTAATAGGCGTATCGTTTGGAGGTGTTTTGGTGCAAGAAATGGCGAAGCATATCAAGGTTAGAAAACTCATTATCATTTCTAGTGTAAAATCGATGCACGAGCTGCCAAAACGCATGCTTATCACCAAAGCCACAAAGGCTTATAGGTTAATACCAACCCAACTGGCTAGCAATATCGATGCTTTTGCTAAACTCGCTTTTGGAGGCAATATTAATAAACGCTTAGAGCTTTATAAAAAATATTTATCGGTAAACGATAGCGTATATTTAAGTTGGGCCATTAAAAATATGGTGTGTTGGAACCAGAAGGATTTTGATCCTAAAATAATACATATCCACGGCGATAACGATCCGGTTTTTCCGTTAAAAAATATAAAGCAATGTATTACCCTACAAGGCGGTACACATATTATGATTATTAATAAATATAAGTGGTTTAACGAAAATTTACCTCGTATTATTTTAGAAACATAA
- a CDS encoding N-acetyltransferase, translating into MVDTPELIDNDFLRQYEIKIDDHLAKIEYSLQERKIFLTKLIIPEGIKDENFKKEFLTLVFEQIQERNLSVVPTSPEIAKFVRSNRKYKRMLPVGVRI; encoded by the coding sequence ATGGTTGATACTCCCGAATTAATTGACAATGATTTTTTACGTCAATATGAAATTAAAATTGATGACCATTTGGCAAAAATTGAATATTCTTTACAAGAACGAAAGATTTTTTTAACCAAACTTATTATTCCGGAAGGCATAAAAGACGAAAATTTTAAGAAAGAATTTTTAACCCTTGTTTTTGAACAAATTCAAGAGCGCAATTTAAGCGTAGTTCCAACAAGCCCCGAAATTGCTAAGTTTGTAAGAAGCAACAGAAAATACAAACGTATGCTTCCGGTTGGTGTGAGGATATAG
- the mtaB gene encoding tRNA (N(6)-L-threonylcarbamoyladenosine(37)-C(2))-methylthiotransferase MtaB, whose translation MKKKVAFYTLGCKLNFSETSTIARNFTDEGFNRVDFSEKADIYVINTCSVTENADKRFKTIVKQAQKANPEAFVAAVGCYAQLKPQELADVNGVDLVLGATEKFKITDYLNDLSKNDFGEVHSCEIEDADFYVGSYSIGDRTRAFLKVQDGCDYKCTYCTIPLARGISRSDALENVLKNAKDIAKQNIKEIVLTGVNIGDYGKGEFGNKKHEHTFLDLVTELDKVEGIERLRISSIEPNLLKNETIDLVSKSRAFVPHFHIPLQSGSNAILKKMKRRYMRELYIDRVSKIKEVMPHACIGVDVIVGFPGETDEHFLETYNFLNELDISYLHVFTYSERDNTEAAEMEGVVPMNVRSKRSKMLRGLSVKKRRAFYENQIGSRRTVLFESENKDGYIHGFTENYIKVKTPWNPALVNTLHDIELTKIDEDGLVRFEFEKALAL comes from the coding sequence ATGAAAAAGAAAGTCGCGTTTTATACTCTAGGTTGTAAGCTTAATTTTTCTGAAACTTCAACCATTGCCAGGAATTTTACCGATGAAGGTTTTAACCGCGTCGATTTTTCTGAAAAAGCCGATATATATGTTATCAATACCTGTTCGGTTACCGAAAATGCCGACAAGCGTTTTAAAACCATTGTTAAGCAAGCGCAAAAAGCGAACCCTGAAGCTTTTGTTGCTGCGGTGGGCTGTTATGCGCAACTTAAACCACAAGAATTAGCCGATGTTAACGGCGTGGATTTGGTACTTGGCGCTACCGAAAAATTCAAGATTACCGACTACTTAAACGATTTGTCGAAAAACGATTTTGGCGAAGTTCATTCCTGCGAAATTGAAGATGCCGATTTTTATGTTGGCAGTTATTCCATAGGCGATAGAACCCGCGCTTTTTTAAAAGTACAGGATGGCTGCGATTATAAATGTACCTATTGCACCATTCCGTTGGCTCGAGGTATTTCGCGAAGCGATGCTTTGGAGAACGTGTTGAAAAACGCTAAAGACATCGCAAAACAAAACATTAAGGAAATTGTTTTAACGGGTGTTAATATTGGTGATTACGGTAAAGGTGAATTTGGCAATAAAAAGCACGAACACACTTTTTTAGATTTGGTTACCGAGCTAGATAAGGTTGAAGGTATTGAGCGTTTGCGCATCTCTTCCATTGAACCTAATCTTTTAAAGAATGAAACCATCGATTTGGTTTCAAAATCCAGGGCTTTTGTGCCTCATTTTCACATACCCTTACAATCGGGAAGCAATGCCATTCTAAAAAAAATGAAGCGTCGTTATATGCGCGAGTTGTATATAGATCGCGTTTCAAAAATAAAAGAAGTGATGCCTCATGCTTGCATTGGTGTTGATGTAATTGTTGGATTCCCAGGTGAAACCGACGAGCATTTTTTAGAAACCTATAATTTTTTAAACGAATTGGATATTTCGTATTTACACGTATTTACGTATTCTGAACGCGATAATACCGAAGCGGCAGAAATGGAAGGTGTAGTGCCTATGAATGTAAGGAGCAAGCGCAGTAAAATGCTTCGTGGTTTATCGGTGAAAAAGCGTCGTGCCTTTTATGAAAATCAAATAGGAAGCCGAAGAACCGTTTTATTTGAAAGTGAAAATAAAGATGGATATATTCATGGGTTTACTGAAAACTATATTAAGGTAAAAACACCTTGGAACCCTGCATTGGTAAATACGCTGCACGATATTGAACTAACCAAAATTGACGAAGATGGCTTGGTGAGGTTTGAATTTGAAAAAGCACTGGCCCTGTAA
- a CDS encoding lysoplasmalogenase family protein, with translation MIKRVFLNHKQFALLYFIVLSIDIVVKLNCSQFPYRFMSKPWIIVILLYYFYFHVNNKNDRKHKMVFWALLSFLLGDLIILLKGDSVVLLGLTIVFFTAAKLFLSYKFSHNKDFSVSTLIPFTSILFVYTVFMTWFLYDDLKDFFIPALGSFFISLLMLQFAFLRKVVFNKKSFTFVFIGVLAYVASEGMQAVQLFKGMFPMQEFLSSLFYGVGLYAIVFGILNEKESEHEKVEKFDDKINVF, from the coding sequence ATGATAAAACGTGTTTTTTTAAACCATAAACAATTTGCATTACTTTATTTTATCGTGTTATCAATCGATATTGTTGTAAAGCTAAATTGTTCTCAGTTTCCTTATAGGTTTATGTCCAAACCTTGGATAATTGTAATTTTATTGTATTATTTTTATTTCCATGTAAATAATAAAAATGATAGAAAACACAAAATGGTGTTTTGGGCATTGTTGTCATTTCTTTTGGGCGATTTAATTATCTTGTTAAAAGGAGATAGCGTTGTTCTTTTAGGTTTAACCATCGTTTTTTTTACCGCAGCCAAATTGTTTTTAAGTTATAAATTCTCCCATAATAAAGATTTTAGTGTTTCAACCTTAATCCCCTTTACTTCAATTTTATTTGTTTATACCGTTTTTATGACTTGGTTTCTCTATGATGATCTCAAAGATTTTTTTATACCAGCATTAGGTTCATTCTTTATATCTCTCCTCATGCTTCAGTTTGCTTTTTTAAGAAAAGTTGTATTCAATAAAAAGAGTTTTACATTTGTTTTTATAGGTGTATTGGCCTATGTTGCAAGCGAAGGCATGCAGGCAGTGCAGTTGTTTAAAGGCATGTTTCCCATGCAGGAATTTTTAAGTTCGCTGTTTTATGGGGTTGGACTATATGCCATAGTTTTTGGTATTTTAAACGAAAAAGAATCCGAACACGAAAAGGTAGAAAAATTTGATGATAAAATTAATGTCTTTTAA
- a CDS encoding TolB family protein has translation MKLCCYLLLFVGCFGFSQTERYKITNLEINNVHPHFGLMYANANTIIFTSYQLNKKGKVKKIARNPVLTIFKGEFAANGQIANITPIDIDAQFGMSHITSATISPNGKQLYLTTNYNDKNRPEGNFKDTNFHIKVGEYNEALGWTNFKVLPFCKPKFSYAHPSLSADGKTLYFIANIRGGKETTKGGSDIFKVEILENGKYSEPKNLGSKVNSYSREMFPFISADNTLYFASNRPNGHGGFDIYKSEIHTDGTFLKATKMPKPINSNKDDFSFIIDAQNKTGYFSSKRIEGKGDDDVYYFTIN, from the coding sequence ATGAAGTTATGCTGCTATCTCCTTTTATTTGTTGGCTGCTTTGGGTTTTCTCAAACTGAAAGGTATAAGATAACCAATTTAGAAATAAATAACGTGCACCCGCATTTTGGGTTGATGTATGCCAATGCAAATACCATTATTTTCACTTCATACCAGTTAAACAAAAAAGGAAAAGTAAAGAAGATTGCAAGAAATCCTGTGCTAACTATTTTTAAAGGTGAATTTGCTGCAAACGGACAAATAGCCAATATTACACCCATCGATATTGATGCTCAATTTGGCATGTCGCACATTACAAGTGCCACAATTTCACCTAACGGAAAACAACTCTACTTAACTACAAATTATAATGATAAAAACAGGCCTGAAGGTAATTTTAAAGACACTAATTTCCATATAAAAGTAGGCGAATACAATGAAGCTTTAGGTTGGACAAACTTTAAAGTATTGCCCTTTTGTAAGCCTAAGTTTTCGTATGCACATCCTAGTTTAAGTGCCGATGGCAAAACCCTGTATTTTATTGCCAATATTCGGGGCGGTAAAGAAACCACAAAAGGCGGATCGGATATTTTTAAAGTTGAAATTTTAGAAAACGGCAAGTATAGCGAACCTAAAAATTTGGGCAGTAAAGTAAACTCGTATAGCAGGGAAATGTTTCCGTTTATAAGTGCCGATAACACCTTGTATTTTGCATCAAACAGACCAAACGGTCATGGTGGATTCGATATTTACAAAAGCGAAATACATACCGATGGCACATTTTTAAAAGCCACAAAAATGCCAAAACCCATAAATAGCAATAAGGACGATTTTTCTTTTATAATCGACGCTCAAAACAAAACAGGTTACTTTTCATCTAAAAGAATTGAAGGAAAAGGCGATGATGATGTTTATTATTTTACGATAAATTGA
- a CDS encoding GlmU family protein produces the protein MNYILFDGPSRVNLLPFTFTRPVADIRVGVLTIREKWETYLGSTITTVTEDYLSDKYPMVEMDENVMINASYLPNETLVYLVENLKENQAVFDGDQVVAFYAKDTQEDIDFDTYESVELSSDVIKIEHTWDIFSKNGEAIQEDFNLITKNRKSQPISATNNIVAPEHIFIEEGATVEFATLNASLGPIYIGKDAVIMEGALIRGPLALCDRAGIKMGTKIYGPTTIGPCSKVGGEIKNAVIFENSNKGHEGYLGNSVIGEWCNLGADTNNSNLKNNYAEVRLWDYETEGFAKTGLQFCGLMMGDHSKCGINTMFNTGTVVGVNANIYGSGFPRNFIPSFSWGGNAGFTTYKLSKAIEVAQVVIGRKKLEFTEKDKAIFEHIFEETKKFRRD, from the coding sequence ATGAACTACATTCTATTTGATGGTCCTTCGCGTGTTAATTTATTGCCATTTACCTTTACAAGACCAGTTGCAGATATTAGAGTAGGTGTTTTAACCATTCGAGAAAAATGGGAAACCTATTTAGGCTCAACAATAACAACGGTAACCGAAGATTATTTGTCAGATAAATATCCGATGGTAGAGATGGACGAGAATGTAATGATAAACGCCTCCTACCTACCCAACGAAACCTTAGTGTATCTGGTTGAAAATTTAAAGGAAAACCAAGCTGTTTTTGATGGAGACCAAGTGGTTGCCTTTTATGCCAAAGATACCCAAGAAGATATAGACTTTGATACCTACGAATCCGTTGAGCTTAGTAGTGACGTTATAAAAATAGAGCACACTTGGGATATTTTTTCTAAAAACGGAGAAGCCATTCAAGAGGATTTTAACCTAATTACAAAAAACAGAAAATCACAACCCATTTCGGCTACCAACAATATTGTGGCGCCAGAACATATTTTCATAGAAGAAGGTGCAACGGTAGAGTTTGCAACACTTAACGCCAGTCTTGGGCCAATATATATTGGTAAAGATGCTGTAATTATGGAAGGTGCCCTCATTCGCGGTCCGTTGGCTTTGTGCGATAGGGCAGGAATAAAAATGGGTACTAAAATTTACGGGCCAACAACCATTGGGCCTTGTAGTAAAGTTGGTGGGGAGATTAAAAATGCTGTGATTTTTGAAAACTCTAATAAAGGACACGAAGGTTATTTGGGTAACTCGGTCATAGGCGAGTGGTGTAATTTAGGAGCCGATACCAATAATTCCAATCTTAAAAATAATTATGCCGAAGTACGCCTTTGGGATTATGAAACCGAAGGCTTTGCTAAAACTGGATTGCAATTTTGCGGACTCATGATGGGCGACCACAGCAAATGCGGTATAAACACTATGTTTAACACCGGCACCGTAGTTGGTGTTAACGCCAATATTTATGGTAGCGGTTTTCCAAGAAATTTTATTCCGAGTTTCAGTTGGGGCGGAAATGCCGGCTTTACAACCTATAAACTATCAAAGGCCATCGAGGTAGCTCAAGTGGTAATAGGAAGAAAGAAATTAGAATTCACGGAAAAAGACAAAGCCATATTTGAGCACATTTTCGAAGAAACTAAAAAATTCAGAAGAGATTAG
- a CDS encoding type B 50S ribosomal protein L31 encodes MRKGIHPENYRLVAFKDMSNDDVFLTKSTAVTNETLEVDGVEYPLVKMEISRTSHPYYTGKSKLIDTAGRIDKFKNKYAKFKK; translated from the coding sequence ATGAGAAAAGGTATACATCCGGAAAATTATAGATTAGTAGCATTTAAAGACATGTCTAACGATGATGTGTTTTTAACTAAATCTACTGCAGTTACTAATGAAACTTTAGAGGTTGATGGCGTTGAATATCCGCTTGTAAAAATGGAGATTTCAAGAACATCTCACCCTTACTATACTGGTAAATCTAAATTGATAGATACAGCTGGTCGTATCGATAAATTTAAAAATAAATACGCTAAGTTTAAAAAATAA
- a CDS encoding DUF4199 domain-containing protein → MEKSIKSIATNYGLYLGIVLSLLTLLGYVNLDLFTKWWFGIGMLIIIIIFGIISSMKSRGALNGFISYKQAFTSYFITVALGLAISTVVSILIFNFIDPDAAVALKEKILDSTVEMMRSFNAPEEAIAETVEKMEADESMFAIGKVLQSLAFQLIGYSLVGLIVALVVKKNNPDEA, encoded by the coding sequence ATGGAAAAATCTATTAAATCTATTGCTACAAATTATGGTTTGTATTTGGGTATTGTCCTATCGTTATTAACCTTATTGGGGTATGTTAATCTCGATTTATTTACGAAATGGTGGTTTGGTATTGGCATGCTCATAATAATTATCATTTTCGGGATTATCTCTTCCATGAAATCCAGGGGTGCTTTAAACGGATTTATTAGCTACAAACAAGCATTTACTTCATATTTTATTACCGTGGCTCTAGGTTTAGCCATAAGTACAGTGGTGAGTATTTTGATTTTTAATTTTATTGACCCAGACGCGGCAGTCGCTTTAAAAGAAAAAATATTAGATTCAACGGTTGAAATGATGCGTAGTTTTAACGCACCGGAAGAAGCGATTGCCGAAACCGTAGAAAAAATGGAGGCCGACGAAAGCATGTTTGCCATTGGCAAGGTTTTGCAATCTTTAGCTTTTCAGCTAATCGGATACAGTCTTGTTGGGTTAATCGTAGCTTTAGTTGTTAAAAAAAATAATCCAGACGAAGCATAA
- a CDS encoding glycosyltransferase family 2 protein produces the protein MNISVVIPLLNEQESLTELNDWIAKVMQSNHFSYEVIFIDDGSTDDSWQIISHLSKQNSHVKGIRFLKNFGKSQALHAGFEKAQGDVVITMDADLQDNPNEIPELYNMIVNDGFDLVSGWKKKRYDSVLAKNLPSKLFNWAARKTSGVKLNDFNCGLKAYKLDVVKNIDVNGEMHRYIPVLSKNAGFTKIGEKIVQHQARKYGETKFGMNRFVHGFLDLITIWFLSRFGKRPMHLFGALGFLMFAIGFGFATYLGIDKLFLNPMGRLITQRPQFYIALVTMIIGTQFFVAGFLGEIILRTKQNKKRYLIKDELNF, from the coding sequence ATGAATATATCTGTAGTTATACCACTACTTAACGAACAAGAATCCCTAACAGAACTAAATGATTGGATTGCCAAAGTTATGCAGTCCAATCATTTTTCGTATGAAGTTATTTTTATAGACGATGGCAGTACCGATGATTCCTGGCAAATTATTAGCCACTTATCGAAGCAAAACAGCCACGTTAAAGGTATTCGGTTTTTAAAAAACTTTGGAAAATCACAAGCCCTACACGCAGGTTTCGAAAAAGCCCAAGGCGATGTGGTGATTACCATGGATGCCGATTTACAAGACAATCCAAACGAAATTCCAGAACTGTACAACATGATAGTTAACGACGGCTTCGATTTGGTTTCGGGCTGGAAAAAGAAACGCTACGATTCGGTACTGGCAAAAAATTTACCATCAAAATTATTTAATTGGGCGGCCAGAAAAACCTCAGGTGTAAAACTGAACGATTTTAATTGCGGCCTTAAAGCCTACAAACTGGATGTTGTAAAAAACATTGATGTTAATGGCGAAATGCACCGCTATATTCCTGTGCTTTCTAAAAATGCTGGATTCACAAAAATTGGCGAAAAAATTGTGCAGCACCAAGCTAGAAAATACGGTGAAACCAAATTTGGAATGAACCGTTTTGTACACGGTTTTTTAGATTTAATAACCATTTGGTTTTTGTCACGGTTTGGCAAACGCCCCATGCATTTGTTTGGCGCATTAGGCTTTTTAATGTTTGCCATTGGATTCGGCTTTGCTACTTATTTGGGCATAGACAAGTTATTTTTAAACCCCATGGGACGACTCATTACCCAACGCCCCCAATTTTACATAGCACTTGTTACAATGATAATTGGTACCCAGTTTTTTGTGGCTGGCTTTTTAGGCGAAATTATTTTACGCACCAAGCAAAATAAAAAACGCTATTTAATTAAAGACGAATTGAATTTTTAA
- a CDS encoding phospho-sugar mutase codes for MIHIKPEILDRINSWLTPTFDEETQQTIKDSIANNPKDIQESFYKNLEFGTGGMRGIMGVGTNRINKYTLGKNTQGLSDYLHKSFPNETPKAVIAYDCRHNSKSLAKVVADVFSANGIKVYLFEDLRPTPELSFALKHLNCHCGIVLTASHNPPEYNGYKVYWRDGGQLVPPHDNAIINEIESLDYTDIKFEANNDLIQYIGKEVDDAFIDASVRNGSFNTPQAAKDDLTIVFTSLHGTSITAVPETLKRAGYKNVHIVKEQEVPNGDFPTVASPNPEEPAALKMALELAEKVNADIVIGTDPDCDRLGIAVRNTKNELQLLNGNQTMLVMTQFLLKQWEKQGKITGKEFIASTIVSTPLLSTLAASYNVESKIVLTGFKWIAQLIHENKNLNFIGGGEESFGYMVGDFVRDKDAVTSTLLACEIAAQANANGSSVYKELIDLYVEHGFYKEHLIALTKKGIEGAEEIKQMMIDARENPLTEVNGSKVTKIEDYQLSVSKNMITGEESPINLPKSNVLIYYTEDGTQVALRPSGTEPKIKFYMSVNTNLNSASEYKTVEAQLDKKIAAIVKDMKLS; via the coding sequence ATGATTCATATTAAACCTGAAATTTTAGACCGAATAAACTCGTGGTTAACCCCAACTTTCGATGAAGAAACGCAGCAAACCATCAAAGATAGCATTGCCAATAATCCAAAGGATATCCAGGAAAGTTTTTATAAAAACCTAGAATTCGGAACTGGAGGAATGCGTGGCATTATGGGTGTTGGCACCAACAGAATCAACAAATATACCCTAGGAAAAAACACCCAAGGTTTAAGTGATTATTTACATAAATCTTTCCCTAACGAAACCCCAAAAGCCGTAATTGCTTACGATTGCAGGCATAATAGTAAATCGTTAGCCAAAGTAGTGGCCGATGTGTTTTCGGCAAACGGCATTAAAGTCTATTTATTTGAAGATTTAAGACCCACTCCAGAATTATCATTCGCATTAAAACACCTCAACTGCCACTGTGGCATCGTGTTAACGGCATCGCACAACCCACCAGAATATAACGGCTATAAAGTGTATTGGCGAGATGGCGGGCAACTGGTACCCCCGCATGACAATGCCATTATTAATGAGATAGAAAGTCTAGACTACACCGACATTAAATTTGAAGCCAATAACGATTTAATCCAATACATAGGAAAAGAGGTTGACGACGCGTTTATAGATGCTTCGGTACGCAACGGAAGCTTTAACACGCCCCAAGCCGCGAAAGACGATTTAACTATTGTTTTTACGTCGCTTCATGGCACCTCAATTACAGCAGTACCCGAAACCTTAAAACGTGCGGGTTACAAAAACGTGCACATTGTTAAAGAGCAGGAAGTGCCCAATGGCGATTTCCCAACCGTAGCTTCACCAAATCCGGAAGAGCCCGCGGCATTAAAAATGGCATTGGAACTAGCCGAAAAAGTGAACGCCGATATTGTTATTGGTACCGACCCCGATTGCGACAGATTAGGTATTGCCGTGCGCAACACAAAAAACGAATTACAGTTGCTTAACGGTAATCAAACTATGTTGGTAATGACGCAGTTTTTGTTAAAACAATGGGAAAAACAAGGCAAAATTACAGGTAAGGAATTCATTGCCTCTACCATCGTTTCAACACCCTTGTTAAGCACACTTGCGGCTTCATATAATGTAGAGAGTAAAATTGTACTTACTGGTTTTAAATGGATAGCCCAGTTAATCCACGAAAACAAAAATCTTAATTTTATTGGTGGTGGCGAAGAAAGTTTCGGCTATATGGTTGGCGATTTTGTACGCGACAAAGATGCGGTAACCTCAACGCTTTTAGCTTGCGAAATTGCAGCTCAAGCCAATGCAAATGGCAGTTCGGTTTATAAAGAGTTAATAGATTTGTACGTTGAACATGGTTTTTACAAAGAACACCTAATCGCATTAACCAAAAAAGGGATTGAAGGCGCCGAAGAAATAAAACAAATGATGATTGATGCCCGCGAGAATCCGCTAACCGAAGTAAACGGCTCCAAAGTTACTAAAATTGAAGACTATCAATTATCGGTTTCAAAAAATATGATTACTGGAGAAGAAAGCCCTATTAACCTCCCAAAATCCAATGTGCTTATTTATTACACCGAAGATGGTACTCAAGTGGCATTAAGACCAAGTGGTACCGAGCCAAAAATTAAATTTTATATGAGTGTTAACACCAATTTAAATTCTGCCTCAGAATATAAAACCGTAGAAGCGCAACTCGACAAAAAAATAGCGGCCATTGTAAAAGACATGAAATTGAGTTAA